From the genome of Bordetella sp. H567, one region includes:
- a CDS encoding IlvD/Edd family dehydratase: MSDAPRRLRSQKWFDDPTHADMTAIYVERYLNYGLTRAELQSGRPIIGIAQTGSDLAPCNRHHLELSQRTKAAIRDAGGIPMEFPVHPLAEQGRRPTAALDRNLAYLGLVEILHGYPLDGVVLTTGCDKTTPACLMAAATVDIPAIVLSGGPMLDGWHEGKRVGSGTVIWHARNLMAAGKIDYEGFMTLATASSPSVGHCNTMGTALSMNSLAEALGMSLPTCASIPAPYRERGQMAYATGLRIVDMVREDLRPSRILTRRAFENAIVVASALGASTNCPPHLIAIARHMGVDLSLEDWQRFGEDVPLLVNCVPAGEYLGENFHRAGGVPAVQHELLAAGRLHGDCLTVSGKTVADIAGSAATTDRDVIRSCDTPLKQRAGFIVLSGNFFDSAIMKMSVVGEDFRKAYLSAPGDENAFEARAIVFDGPEDYHARIDDPDLNIDEHCMLVIRGAGPIAYPGGAEVVNMAPPARLIQQGIDSLPCMGDGRQSGTSASPSILNMSPEAAAGGGLALLRTGDRIRVDLNARTVTLEVDPAELEARRGGPAFQIPPPQTPWQEIFRGMTGQLSTGMCLEPATLYLKVVEKLGDPRHSH; this comes from the coding sequence ATGTCCGACGCCCCCCGCCGACTGCGCAGCCAGAAATGGTTCGACGATCCCACCCATGCCGACATGACGGCGATCTATGTCGAGCGCTACCTGAACTACGGCCTGACGCGCGCCGAACTGCAGTCGGGACGTCCCATCATCGGCATCGCGCAGACCGGCAGCGACCTGGCGCCGTGCAACCGCCACCATCTGGAGCTGTCCCAGCGCACCAAGGCCGCCATCCGCGATGCCGGCGGCATTCCGATGGAATTCCCGGTGCATCCGCTGGCGGAACAAGGCCGGCGTCCCACGGCGGCGCTGGACCGCAACCTCGCCTATCTGGGGCTGGTGGAAATCCTGCACGGCTATCCGCTGGATGGCGTGGTGCTGACCACGGGCTGCGACAAAACCACGCCGGCCTGCCTGATGGCGGCGGCCACTGTCGACATCCCGGCCATCGTGCTGTCCGGCGGCCCCATGCTGGACGGCTGGCACGAAGGCAAGCGCGTCGGTTCGGGAACGGTGATCTGGCACGCCCGCAACCTGATGGCCGCCGGCAAGATCGACTACGAAGGCTTCATGACGCTGGCCACGGCCTCGTCGCCCTCGGTGGGCCACTGCAACACCATGGGCACCGCCTTGTCCATGAATTCGCTGGCCGAAGCCCTGGGCATGTCGCTGCCCACCTGCGCCAGCATTCCGGCCCCGTACCGCGAGCGCGGGCAGATGGCCTATGCCACGGGCCTGCGCATCGTCGACATGGTGCGCGAGGACCTGCGGCCGTCGCGCATCCTGACGCGGCGCGCCTTCGAAAACGCCATCGTCGTGGCGTCCGCGCTGGGGGCCTCCACCAACTGCCCGCCTCACCTGATCGCCATCGCGCGTCACATGGGCGTGGACCTGTCGCTGGAGGATTGGCAGCGCTTCGGCGAAGACGTTCCCCTGCTGGTCAACTGCGTGCCGGCGGGCGAATACCTGGGCGAAAACTTCCATCGCGCCGGCGGCGTGCCGGCCGTGCAGCATGAACTGCTGGCCGCGGGCCGCCTGCATGGCGATTGCCTGACCGTGTCCGGCAAGACGGTGGCCGACATCGCCGGCAGCGCGGCCACCACGGACCGCGACGTGATCCGCAGCTGCGACACGCCGCTGAAGCAGCGCGCCGGATTCATCGTGCTGTCGGGAAACTTCTTCGACAGCGCCATCATGAAGATGTCCGTCGTGGGCGAGGATTTCCGCAAGGCCTACCTGTCGGCGCCCGGCGACGAAAACGCCTTCGAGGCGCGCGCCATCGTGTTCGATGGCCCGGAGGACTACCACGCGCGCATCGACGACCCGGACCTGAACATCGACGAACACTGCATGCTGGTCATACGCGGCGCCGGGCCGATTGCCTATCCCGGTGGCGCGGAGGTGGTCAACATGGCGCCGCCCGCCCGGCTGATCCAGCAGGGCATCGACTCGCTGCCCTGCATGGGCGACGGCCGCCAAAGCGGTACATCGGCAAGTCCGTCGATCCTGAACATGTCGCCGGAAGCGGCGGCGGGCGGGGGCCTGGCGCTGCTGCGCACTGGCGACCGCATCCGCGTGGACCTGAACGCTCGCACCGTGACGCTGGAGGTCGACCCGGCGGAACTCGAAGCGCGCCGCGGCGGCCCGGCCTTCCAGATACCGCCGCCGCAGACGCCCTGGCAGGAAATCTTCCGCGGCATGACCGGGCAGCTATCCACCGGCATGTGCCTGGAGCCCGCGACCCTCTACTTGAAAGTCGTGGAGAAGCTCGGCGACCCCAGGCATTCGCATTGA
- a CDS encoding TRAP transporter substrate-binding protein, whose translation MFTSMKKLAIALAAVSACATAGLAHAQEVKTRIIRFGYGLNEESVQGRAARYLAEELGKISGGKLKMRTYGSANLGSDEQMQAALVGGAQEMMVGSTAPLATMVKEFGVFDLPFLFNDEKEADAVLDGPFGEKLLKMLDAKGLVGLVYWENGFRNVTNSKHPIAKAEDMQGIKLRVMQNQIALGVFGALGANAVPMPFSELFTALETRTVDGQENPVTTIQSSKFYEVQPYLSLTRHVYTPWVLLASKKWWDTLSPDEQKLIRQAAASSRDFERKDSRADSTKAMAVLKDAGMKINAVSPEELQRLREKAQPVVDKYTQDLGPELVKQLQDEINKVRKG comes from the coding sequence ATGTTTACCTCCATGAAGAAGTTGGCCATCGCGCTGGCCGCCGTTTCGGCGTGCGCCACCGCGGGCCTGGCCCACGCCCAGGAAGTCAAGACGCGGATCATCCGCTTCGGCTACGGCCTGAACGAAGAAAGCGTCCAGGGCCGCGCGGCGCGCTACCTGGCCGAAGAACTGGGCAAGATCAGCGGCGGCAAGCTGAAGATGCGCACCTACGGTTCCGCCAACCTGGGCTCGGACGAGCAGATGCAGGCGGCCCTGGTGGGTGGCGCGCAGGAAATGATGGTGGGCTCCACCGCGCCCCTGGCGACCATGGTCAAGGAATTCGGCGTCTTCGATCTGCCTTTCCTGTTCAACGACGAAAAGGAAGCCGATGCCGTGCTGGACGGCCCCTTCGGCGAAAAGCTGCTGAAGATGCTGGACGCCAAGGGCCTGGTCGGCCTGGTGTATTGGGAAAACGGTTTTCGCAACGTGACCAATTCCAAGCACCCGATCGCCAAGGCGGAAGACATGCAGGGCATCAAGCTGCGCGTGATGCAGAACCAGATTGCGCTGGGTGTGTTCGGCGCACTGGGGGCCAACGCGGTGCCCATGCCGTTCTCCGAATTGTTCACCGCCCTGGAGACGCGCACCGTCGACGGCCAGGAGAACCCGGTCACCACCATCCAGAGCAGCAAGTTCTACGAAGTGCAGCCCTACCTGAGCCTGACGCGCCACGTATACACGCCGTGGGTGCTGCTGGCATCGAAGAAATGGTGGGACACGCTGTCGCCCGACGAGCAGAAGCTGATCCGCCAGGCCGCCGCCTCCTCGCGCGATTTCGAGCGCAAGGACAGCCGCGCCGACTCCACCAAGGCGATGGCGGTGCTGAAGGACGCCGGCATGAAGATCAACGCCGTGTCGCCCGAGGAACTGCAGCGGCTGCGCGAGAAGGCGCAGCCCGTGGTCGACAAGTACACGCAGGACCTGGGGCCGGAGCTGGTCAAGCAGCTGCAGGACGAGATCAACAAGGTCCGCAAGGGCTGA
- a CDS encoding TRAP transporter large permease: protein MILSVFLIVLLGLLALGMPIAFALMISAVPMMFQLDFVDPQILAQNMLGGANSFTLMAVPLFMLAGELMNEGGISRRIVKLAAMFVGHIPGGLGYVAIFASVLLAALSGSAVADAAALGSLLIPMLREKGYEAGDAAGLISAGGIIAPIIPPSISFIIYGVATNVSITKLFFAGIAPGLLMALTLVAVWSWTARRSGGHVAPTPRQPWGARLRSVRESLWALFLPVIIIGGLRGGIFTPTEAAVVAAVYALLISLFVYREIGLRDLGPIFVRAASTTAIVMFLVAAAMVSSYMITLADMPQDLVALLEPLLNHPKWLMFAMLIVLTLVGTAMDLTPTILILAPVLMPVVTKAGIDPVYFGVMFVMVGCVGLLTPPVGTVLNVVAGVARIRMETIIRGAWRYVVAYTLLLLLMVIFPELITVPAKWIH, encoded by the coding sequence ATGATTCTCTCCGTCTTCCTGATCGTGCTCCTGGGCCTCCTTGCGCTGGGCATGCCGATCGCCTTCGCGCTGATGATCAGCGCCGTGCCGATGATGTTCCAGCTGGATTTCGTCGACCCGCAAATCCTTGCGCAGAACATGCTGGGCGGCGCCAACAGCTTCACGCTGATGGCCGTGCCGCTGTTCATGCTGGCCGGCGAGCTGATGAACGAGGGCGGCATCTCGCGGCGCATCGTCAAGCTGGCCGCCATGTTCGTCGGACACATCCCTGGGGGGCTGGGCTATGTCGCCATCTTCGCCAGCGTGCTGCTGGCGGCGCTGTCGGGCTCGGCGGTGGCCGACGCGGCCGCGCTCGGCTCGCTGCTGATCCCCATGCTGCGGGAAAAAGGCTACGAAGCCGGCGACGCGGCCGGCCTCATTTCGGCGGGCGGCATCATCGCGCCCATCATTCCGCCGTCGATCTCGTTCATCATCTACGGCGTGGCGACCAATGTGTCGATCACCAAGCTTTTCTTCGCCGGCATCGCGCCGGGACTGCTGATGGCGCTGACGCTGGTGGCCGTGTGGTCGTGGACCGCCCGCAGGAGTGGCGGCCATGTCGCGCCCACCCCGCGCCAACCGTGGGGCGCGCGACTGCGCTCCGTACGCGAGTCCCTGTGGGCGCTGTTCCTGCCGGTCATCATCATCGGCGGCCTGCGCGGCGGCATCTTCACGCCCACCGAGGCGGCCGTGGTGGCCGCCGTCTATGCCCTGCTGATCAGCCTGTTCGTTTACCGGGAAATCGGCTTGCGCGACCTCGGCCCGATCTTCGTCCGCGCCGCGAGCACCACGGCCATCGTCATGTTCCTGGTCGCCGCCGCGATGGTGTCCTCGTACATGATCACGCTGGCCGACATGCCGCAGGACCTGGTCGCGCTGCTGGAGCCCTTGCTGAACCATCCCAAGTGGCTGATGTTCGCGATGCTGATCGTGCTCACGCTGGTGGGCACGGCGATGGACCTGACGCCCACCATCCTGATCCTGGCGCCGGTGTTGATGCCGGTGGTCACCAAGGCAGGCATTGACCCGGTGTACTTCGGCGTGATGTTCGTCATGGTGGGCTGCGTGGGCTTGCTGACGCCGCCGGTGGGCACCGTGCTGAACGTCGTGGCCGGCGTCGCGCGCATCCGAATGGAGACCATCATCCGCGGGGCGTGGCGTTACGTCGTGGCCTACACCTTGCTGCTCCTGCTGATGGTGATCTTCCCGGAGCTGATCACCGTGCCGGCGAAATGGATACATTGA
- a CDS encoding TRAP transporter small permease, with translation MQTLPSPALGRGPLGRALDLVFSLQRWLMMACLVVMVVLLFGNVALRYLFNSGINVSDEVSRLAFVWLIFIGSVLALREHTHMGVTMLVERFGAGARRVTHLFCQVLILGVLLMLIKGSWDQTVIGMGTRLPVTGWPAGVFNIACLYAAVVMALLTLADIVLTLGGAEAPLDASAVDPLS, from the coding sequence ATGCAAACCCTTCCTTCGCCGGCGCTGGGGCGCGGTCCGCTCGGCCGCGCACTCGATCTGGTCTTCAGCCTGCAGCGCTGGCTCATGATGGCCTGCCTGGTCGTCATGGTCGTGCTCCTGTTCGGCAACGTCGCGCTGCGCTACCTGTTTAACTCCGGCATCAATGTGTCCGACGAGGTCTCGCGCCTGGCGTTCGTGTGGCTGATCTTCATCGGCTCGGTGCTGGCGCTGCGCGAGCACACCCACATGGGCGTGACGATGCTGGTGGAACGCTTCGGGGCGGGCGCGCGCCGCGTCACGCACCTGTTCTGCCAGGTACTGATCCTGGGCGTACTGCTCATGTTGATCAAGGGCAGCTGGGACCAGACCGTGATCGGCATGGGCACGCGCCTGCCCGTGACGGGGTGGCCGGCCGGCGTATTCAACATCGCCTGCCTGTATGCCGCCGTCGTCATGGCCTTGCTGACGCTTGCCGACATCGTATTGACGCTGGGCGGCGCGGAGGCGCCGCTGGACGCCAGCGCCGTCGATCCTCTGAGCTGA
- a CDS encoding LacI family DNA-binding transcriptional regulator, with protein MTVRKSRSSRHNGVTMADVARTAGVSAITVSRALRTPDKVQPALRARIQAACDNLGYVPNHAASALASARSRTVVVLIPSLSNIVFVDILAGIKEVLDAHAHHMHIGLTGYSAEAEEALLRTYLQHSPDGLILTGIDHRPGVWKLLEALKIPTVHTIETLNGGDGLSVGFSQFDSGYAAGRHLVERGYRHIGIIGAQLDPRSLRRCEGCRQALRDAGMHDPALEIMTPSKSSLSLGAELLDAMLREHPECDGLFFCNDDLAQGAVFQCGRLGIAVPERMGLIGFHDLTGTAWTTPPLSTIATPRYEIGRSAATLLMNALQGRPNSQRHLDLGFRLVQRETT; from the coding sequence ATGACGGTCCGCAAGTCCCGCAGCTCGCGCCATAACGGCGTCACCATGGCAGACGTCGCGCGCACCGCCGGCGTCAGCGCCATCACGGTATCGCGCGCGCTGCGCACGCCGGACAAGGTGCAGCCGGCGCTGCGGGCACGCATCCAGGCGGCGTGCGATAACCTGGGCTACGTACCGAATCACGCGGCCAGCGCACTGGCATCGGCACGCTCGCGCACGGTGGTGGTGCTGATCCCGTCGCTGAGCAATATCGTCTTCGTCGATATCCTGGCGGGCATCAAGGAAGTGCTGGATGCCCATGCGCACCATATGCATATCGGCCTGACCGGCTATTCCGCCGAGGCGGAAGAAGCCCTGCTGCGCACGTATCTGCAGCATTCGCCGGATGGACTGATCCTGACGGGGATCGACCACCGGCCGGGCGTGTGGAAACTGCTGGAGGCGCTGAAGATCCCCACCGTGCATACCATCGAAACGCTGAACGGCGGCGACGGACTCAGCGTGGGTTTTTCGCAGTTCGATTCTGGCTACGCCGCCGGCCGCCATCTGGTGGAGCGCGGCTATCGCCATATCGGCATCATCGGTGCGCAGCTCGATCCGCGGTCGCTGCGCCGCTGCGAGGGCTGCCGGCAGGCGCTGCGCGATGCGGGCATGCACGACCCGGCGCTGGAAATCATGACGCCCAGCAAGTCCTCGCTGAGCCTGGGTGCCGAACTGCTGGACGCGATGCTGCGCGAGCACCCCGAATGCGATGGCCTGTTTTTCTGCAATGACGACTTGGCGCAGGGCGCGGTGTTCCAATGCGGGCGCCTGGGCATCGCCGTGCCGGAACGCATGGGCCTGATCGGCTTCCATGACCTGACCGGCACGGCGTGGACGACGCCGCCGCTTTCCACCATCGCCACGCCGCGTTATGAAATCGGCCGGTCGGCCGCCACGCTGCTGATGAACGCGCTGCAGGGACGGCCCAATTCGCAACGGCATCTGGACCTGGGATTCCGGCTGGTGCAGCGGGAGACGACCTAG
- a CDS encoding cation:proton antiporter has protein sequence MDVGLLVFGLAALLTLVCFMPPLAGRLGLPYSVLLAIVGCLLGIVIHIHGWAPPVLAGMLDSLEKFEISSETFLTVFLPVLLFETALSMNVRRLMDDIGPILMMAIVAVFLSTVVVGITLNGLSSYGLVVCLLLGAIVATTDPAAVVGIFREVGAPKRLTTLVEGESLFNDAASIALYSVLVGVLAGHGEMSAGHILVDFVVSFLGGGLAGYAMGRAACMLFAVLRGFPAAEITLTLTLAYLTFFVCDHYLHVSGVVATVIAGLVVGSTGRTRMAPTTFEHLTSAWEQFGFWANSLIFLFAAMLIPRLMADATLGDIALILVLFVAALAARAVAVFGLVPLLGMTRLGTRVNRAYKTVMLWGGLRGAVSLALALAVTERGDVPYEAREFVAVATTGFVLLTLFINGISLRPLIRMLRLNELSRHEATLRDQALAVALGDLQEKTDEVAAAEHIGPEVRERIHAVFDRTLGQLRDAEVRHMSVADRVDIGLATLARREEEMFFDILKAQIVDWRMAESLLARAERLEDAVRAGGVAGFENAIAADVRYSRSFRAALRLHYLFGFQSWLSRELAQRFAALMCKRSVAQRVILFAGQQLKVMLGEEATQRIVTAHQRRLDAVENALQALNLQYPTYALWLQESYLGRVARQLERMRYRDMLDQFLISGEVYADLTRQLEHRWAHIDRHPPLDIELSAAELIKRVPLFENLSADSLRAISRLLRPRLALPDQAVLKDRAGDEMCFVASGAVAVHLPDNTTVELGSGEFFGELALLGEQALVPDVTSLGYSKLLMMSARDFRALLAHDADLRERIEKVARQRLRAIEVWKQFSSAPPTAAS, from the coding sequence ATGGATGTGGGTTTGCTGGTTTTCGGCTTGGCGGCGCTGTTGACGCTGGTCTGCTTCATGCCTCCGCTTGCCGGCCGGCTGGGGTTGCCGTATTCCGTGCTGCTGGCCATCGTCGGATGTCTGCTCGGTATCGTCATCCATATCCATGGCTGGGCGCCGCCCGTACTGGCCGGTATGCTGGATTCGCTGGAGAAGTTCGAGATCTCCTCGGAAACTTTCCTTACCGTTTTCCTTCCCGTCCTCCTATTCGAAACCGCGCTGTCGATGAACGTCAGGCGCCTGATGGACGACATCGGACCCATCCTGATGATGGCCATCGTGGCGGTGTTCCTGTCCACGGTGGTCGTGGGCATTACGCTGAACGGCCTGTCTTCGTATGGCCTGGTCGTCTGCCTGCTGCTGGGCGCCATCGTGGCCACCACGGACCCGGCCGCCGTCGTGGGGATCTTTCGCGAGGTCGGCGCGCCCAAGCGGCTGACCACGCTGGTCGAAGGCGAAAGCCTGTTCAACGACGCCGCGTCGATCGCCCTGTATTCCGTGCTGGTGGGCGTGCTGGCCGGCCATGGCGAAATGTCCGCGGGCCACATCCTGGTGGACTTCGTCGTCAGCTTCCTGGGTGGCGGCCTGGCCGGCTATGCCATGGGCCGAGCGGCGTGCATGCTCTTCGCGGTGCTGCGCGGCTTTCCCGCCGCGGAGATCACGCTGACGTTGACGCTGGCCTACCTGACCTTCTTCGTCTGCGACCACTATCTGCACGTATCGGGCGTGGTGGCGACGGTGATCGCGGGCCTGGTGGTGGGTTCGACCGGACGCACGCGCATGGCGCCGACCACCTTCGAGCACCTGACCAGCGCATGGGAGCAGTTCGGCTTCTGGGCGAATTCGCTGATCTTCCTGTTCGCCGCCATGCTGATCCCGCGGCTGATGGCGGACGCCACGCTGGGCGACATTGCCCTGATCCTGGTGCTCTTCGTCGCCGCGCTGGCGGCGCGCGCGGTCGCCGTGTTCGGGTTGGTGCCGCTGCTGGGCATGACGCGGCTGGGCACGCGGGTGAACCGCGCGTACAAGACCGTCATGCTGTGGGGCGGCTTGCGCGGCGCGGTATCGCTGGCGCTGGCCCTGGCCGTCACCGAGCGCGGCGACGTGCCCTATGAAGCACGCGAGTTCGTCGCCGTGGCCACGACCGGGTTCGTGCTGTTGACGCTGTTCATCAACGGCATCAGCCTGCGCCCGCTGATCCGCATGCTGCGCCTGAACGAACTGTCCCGGCACGAGGCCACCCTGCGCGACCAGGCGCTGGCCGTGGCGCTGGGCGACCTGCAGGAAAAAACCGACGAGGTTGCCGCGGCCGAGCACATCGGGCCGGAAGTGCGCGAGCGCATCCACGCGGTGTTCGACCGCACGCTGGGCCAGTTGCGCGATGCGGAGGTGCGCCATATGAGCGTGGCCGATCGCGTAGACATCGGGCTGGCCACGCTGGCGCGGCGCGAAGAGGAAATGTTCTTCGACATCCTGAAGGCGCAGATCGTCGACTGGCGCATGGCCGAATCCCTGCTGGCTCGCGCCGAACGCCTGGAAGACGCCGTGCGTGCGGGCGGCGTGGCCGGGTTCGAGAACGCCATCGCGGCCGACGTGCGTTATTCGCGGTCCTTCCGCGCGGCGCTGCGGCTGCACTATCTGTTCGGCTTCCAGAGCTGGCTGTCGCGCGAACTGGCGCAGCGGTTTGCCGCGCTGATGTGCAAGCGGTCGGTGGCGCAGCGCGTGATCCTGTTCGCGGGGCAGCAACTGAAGGTCATGCTGGGCGAAGAGGCCACGCAGCGCATCGTGACGGCCCACCAGCGGCGGCTGGATGCCGTCGAGAACGCGCTGCAGGCGCTGAACCTGCAGTATCCGACCTATGCGCTGTGGCTGCAGGAAAGCTATCTGGGGCGCGTGGCGCGACAGCTGGAACGCATGCGCTACCGGGATATGCTGGACCAGTTCCTGATCAGCGGGGAAGTCTATGCCGACCTGACCCGCCAGCTGGAGCATCGCTGGGCGCATATCGACCGGCATCCGCCGCTGGATATCGAGTTGAGCGCGGCCGAGCTCATCAAGCGCGTGCCTTTGTTCGAGAACCTGAGCGCCGACTCGCTGCGCGCGATCTCGCGGCTGCTCAGGCCACGGCTGGCGCTGCCGGACCAGGCCGTGCTGAAGGACCGCGCGGGGGACGAAATGTGCTTCGTCGCGTCGGGCGCGGTGGCGGTGCATCTGCCGGACAACACCACCGTCGAGCTGGGCAGCGGCGAGTTCTTCGGGGAGCTGGCGCTTCTCGGCGAACAGGCGCTGGTGCCGGACGTGACCTCGCTGGGCTACAGCAAGCTGCTGATGATGTCCGCGCGCGATTTCCGCGCCTTGCTCGCGCATGATGCCGACTTGCGCGAACGCATCGAAAAAGTGGCGCGGCAGCGCCTGCGCGCCATTGAAGTCTGGAAGCAGTTCTCCTCGGCGCCGCCGACGGCCGCTTCCTGA
- a CDS encoding phosphodiesterase, whose translation MHTIPKPSLPSPASAADPGASDAADSRPIVALQLTDPHLFATPGLMLGVDTNASLRAVLAAIRRDHGNADVLLATGDLSHDGSELSYRRFADALTPLGIPVRCLPGNHDTPATLKRALGAWTEPIGDVGAWRIILLDSRTDGSNAGHLERDQFELLDHGLSTAQGRPALVAVHHNAVQVSPEWRDAMMLDNAAELFRHLTRWGNARVLLWGHVHQEFDRRRGNVRMLATPSTCFQFTIRDGRHRLDPQPPGYRWLKLYPDGSIATGVRRLDAALWRALVQEWNEPEEIPIAVDPAADRDAPAVHAEGA comes from the coding sequence TTGCACACTATCCCGAAGCCTTCCCTTCCATCGCCGGCAAGCGCCGCCGACCCGGGCGCGAGCGATGCCGCCGACAGCAGGCCCATCGTGGCGCTGCAGCTTACCGATCCCCATCTCTTCGCGACGCCCGGCCTGATGCTGGGCGTGGACACGAATGCGAGCCTGCGCGCCGTGCTTGCCGCCATCCGCCGCGATCACGGCAACGCCGATGTGCTGCTCGCCACGGGAGACCTCTCCCATGACGGCAGCGAGCTGTCCTATCGCCGCTTCGCCGACGCGCTCACGCCGCTGGGTATCCCCGTGCGCTGCCTGCCGGGCAATCACGATACACCCGCCACGCTCAAGCGAGCGCTGGGGGCGTGGACCGAGCCCATCGGCGATGTCGGCGCGTGGCGCATCATCCTGCTGGATTCGCGGACCGACGGTTCCAATGCCGGCCACCTGGAGCGCGACCAGTTCGAACTGCTGGACCATGGCCTGTCGACCGCGCAGGGCCGGCCGGCCCTGGTGGCCGTGCATCACAACGCGGTGCAGGTCAGCCCCGAATGGCGCGACGCCATGATGCTGGACAACGCGGCGGAACTGTTCCGCCATCTGACCCGCTGGGGCAATGCGCGCGTTCTGCTATGGGGCCACGTCCACCAGGAATTCGACCGCCGGCGCGGCAATGTCCGCATGCTGGCCACGCCATCCACCTGCTTCCAGTTCACCATCCGCGACGGCCGCCACCGGCTGGATCCGCAGCCGCCCGGCTATCGCTGGCTGAAGCTCTATCCGGACGGTTCGATCGCCACGGGCGTGCGCCGGCTGGACGCCGCGCTATGGCGTGCCCTGGTGCAGGAATGGAACGAGCCGGAGGAAATCCCCATCGCCGTGGACCCGGCCGCGGACCGCGATGCGCCGGCCGTGCACGCCGAAGGCGCATAA
- the rpoH gene encoding RNA polymerase sigma factor RpoH: MKQPSSSLALPGNALTLAIANPGALGTIDAYISAVNRLPILTAEQEVSLGRRLRDGGDLDAARELVLSHLRLVVSIARQYLGYGLPHADLIQEGNVGLMKAVKRFDPERGVRLVSFAVHWIKAEIHEYIVRNWRLVKVATTKAQRKLFFNLRSMRPDGKTLDTEQVDEIARQLNVRPEDVSEMEVRLSGRDMALEAQDDDEDAYAPIAYLSDEGRQEPTRVLERKAMDKLQSTGLNDALEALDPRSRHIVQARWLQDDGGATLHELAQEYGISAERVRQIEAAALKKMRGSLQPA; encoded by the coding sequence ATGAAACAACCGAGTTCCTCGTTGGCCTTACCCGGCAACGCCCTGACGCTGGCCATCGCCAATCCAGGCGCGCTGGGAACGATCGACGCATACATTTCCGCGGTGAACCGCCTGCCGATCCTGACCGCGGAGCAGGAAGTCTCCCTGGGCCGCCGCCTGCGCGACGGCGGCGACCTGGACGCTGCCCGTGAACTGGTGCTGTCGCACCTGCGCCTGGTGGTGTCCATCGCCCGCCAGTACCTGGGCTACGGCCTGCCGCATGCCGATCTGATCCAGGAAGGCAACGTCGGCCTCATGAAGGCGGTCAAGCGCTTCGATCCCGAGCGCGGCGTACGGCTGGTGTCGTTCGCGGTGCATTGGATCAAGGCCGAAATCCATGAGTACATCGTGCGCAACTGGCGCCTGGTGAAGGTGGCCACGACCAAGGCTCAGCGCAAGCTGTTCTTCAACCTGCGCAGCATGCGGCCCGACGGCAAGACGCTGGATACGGAACAGGTGGACGAAATCGCCCGCCAGCTGAACGTGCGCCCGGAAGACGTCAGCGAGATGGAAGTCCGCCTGTCCGGCCGCGACATGGCGCTCGAAGCGCAGGACGATGACGAGGACGCCTACGCGCCCATCGCCTACCTGTCCGATGAAGGGCGGCAGGAACCTACTCGCGTGCTCGAGCGCAAGGCCATGGACAAGCTGCAGAGCACGGGCCTGAACGATGCCCTGGAAGCCCTGGATCCGCGGTCCCGCCACATCGTGCAGGCGCGCTGGCTGCAAGATGACGGCGGCGCCACGCTGCACGAGCTGGCCCAGGAATACGGCATTTCCGCGGAACGCGTCCGGCAGATCGAGGCCGCCGCGCTGAAGAAGATGCGCGGCAGCCTGCAGCCGGCGTAA